Proteins encoded in a region of the Thunnus maccoyii chromosome 4, fThuMac1.1, whole genome shotgun sequence genome:
- the LOC121895108 gene encoding polymeric immunoglobulin receptor-like produces MKFRMNNFHLLLLCFFSGGLCSISVFTKTEGDDLSFGCFFNSSQSPKFFVKEHAKEKIILETRGVRAQKGKYSINYDTEFNVFYVKITQLDQSDSGRYRCGLGNASCPQSEREFEVRVTDAMCDGNTTLRDPVISVCTGTEGGSITVRCSAPLAGLFNLFFCRDACKKQDVLIESSKFSAQRGRYRIDYEKNGVFYVTIADLSKSDSGLYSCGVNVTSAPNPCQTVKISVIDAGQSMTHTSLSGPGSCSSAPAIHSIAILPTGAAPAFSKRVSENLEQQQSEKTGYLLPLVLCLAGLVVLVAVLLLLYRKIKRNSSGLNIAESSYTENIECSTY; encoded by the exons GAGGACTCTGCAGCATCTCCGTCTTCACTAAAACTGAAGGAGACGATTTGTCTTTTGGATGCTTCTTTAATTCCTCTCAAAGCCCCAAGTTCTTCGTCAAGGAGCATGCGAAGGAAAAGATTATCCTCGAGACCAGAGGCGTCAGAGCCCAGAAGGGCAAATACAGCATTAATTATGACACAGAATTCaatgtattttatgtgaaaatcacacagctggaTCAGTCCGACTCTGGACGGTACAGATGTGGTTTAGGCAACGCTTCCTGTCCACAGTCAGAGCGAGAGTTTGAAGTCAGAGTTACAGACG CAATgtgtgatggaaacacaactctCAGAGATCCAGTGATCAGTGTTTGTACTGGAACCGAAGGTGGAAGTATCACAGTCAGATGCTCTGCTCCTTTAGCTGGACTCTTCAACTTGTTCTTCTGTAGGGACGCGTGTAAAAAGCAGGACGTTCTTATAGAAAGCAGTAAGTTCAGTGCTCAGAGAGGCAGATACAGGATTGACTACGAGAAGAACGGAGTGTTTTATGTGACCATTGCGGACCTGTCAAAGTCTGACTCAGGACTGTACAGCTGTGGCGTCAACGTGACTTCTGCACCGAATCCCTGCCAGACGGTTAAGATCAGCGTCATAGACG CCGGCCAATCAATGACACACACTTCCCTCTCCGGTCCAGGAAGCTGTTCATCTGCCCCAGCCATCCATTCCATCGCCATCCTACCCACAGGTGCAG CTCCAGCCTTTTCAAAGCGAGTCTCTGAGAAtttggagcagcagcagagcgaGAAAACAG GTTACCTCCTTCCTCTGGTTCTATGTCTGGCCGGGCTTGTTGTGCTGGTGGCTGTTTTACTGCTCCTCTACAGAAAGATCAAAAGGAACTCCTCTG GATTAAACATCGCAGAGTCGTCCTACACTGAGAACATTGAG tgttccACATATTGA